In the genome of Streptomyces lydicus, the window GTGCCCCGCTTCTCGCACAGCTCCAGGACGTCTTCCGCGGCGCGGTCCAGCAGGTTGTAGCGGTTCTGCACCGAGGCGATCGGGGCGAGCTGCTGGGCCTGTGTCAGCTCTGCCGCGCTGACGGAGTCCAGGCCGATGTGCCGGATCTTTCCCGCCTGTTGGAGCTCGGTCAGCGTGCCCAACTGGTCGGCCATCGGCACCTGCGGGTCCAGCCGGTGCAGCTGGTAGAGGTCGAGTGTGTCGGTGCGCAGCCGCCGCAGGCTCGCCTCGCACATGGCGCGCAGGTCGTCGGGGCGTCCGGCGATGTGCCAGAGGTCCGGGCCGGTACGGACCACGCCGCCCTTGGTCGCGATCACCAGACCGTCCGGATACGGATGCAGGGCGCGCGCCACCAGCTCCTCGGCCACGTCCGGGCCGTAGTTGTCGGCGGTGTCGATCAGTGTGACCCCGCGCTCGACGGCCCGGCGCAGCAGGGCGACGGAGCGCTGCGGATCGTCGTGCCGCGGCCCCCAGTAGCCGGGGCCGGCGAGCCCGCCGGTCCCGAACCCCAGCCGCCGGACAGACAGTTCCCCACCGATCGCGAAGATGTTTCCCATGGTCGCAGCCCCCTCGCCGTCGTCATCCCTCTCGCCATCGGTATCAGTATCAGCATCCGTGAGTGCCCTGCATGGGGGCCTAAGGGCTGTCCCGCGCCGTTCTTATATCCCTCTTATGACTGCACGGCACGATCGGCTTCATGGTGACCAAGCGCATTGCTGTCGGTGTCGGAGTGCTCGTGACGGTAACCCTGGCGGGTGCAGCCTGGACGGCCTCCGGGGCTCCCGCTCCGCTGTCCGACAAGGCGTCTGCATCGGCATCCGGCAACAAGGAGACGAAGAACTACCTGTACTCATCCATGGGGGATTTCGATGCACAGGTGAAACCCCTGATCGATCGCCCCGACATAGCCGGCGTGCAGTTGGTGGTGCCGTGGAAGATGATCGAGCGGAAGAAGAACCAGTACGACTTCTCGGAGATCGACCGCGTGCTGGGTGACTTGCAGTCACGCCACAAGAAGCTTTTCCTCCAGATCCAGGACCGGTTCTTCACGGCGCCCACCAGGCTCCCGGACTACCTGTTGAGCGATCCGGAGTACCGGGGTGGTGCGGCTGTGACATCGAACGAGAACGGCCTTGGGGCCGGTGAGCCCGGAGCGGTCGCAGCCCAATGGAACCCGCAGGTGCGCGGCCGTTTCCAGCAACTGCTGAAGGCGCTGGCGCAGCGGTTCGACGGTCGCCTGGCCGGGGTGAACCTTCCGGAAACCGCTACCGAGGTGGACACCAAGAAGGATCGCACTGGATACAGCGACGATTCCTACTTCAAGGCAGAACTCGCCAACATGGCCTACGGCAAGAAGGTCTTCACCAAGACGCCGTTCATCCAGTACGTAAACTTCTGGCCGGGTGAATGGAACAACAGCCGCAACTACATGAAGCGCACCTTCGAGTTCGCCAAGTCGCACGGAATCGGCCTCGGCGGACCTGACATCCTGCCGAACCGCCCGGCGCAGATGGAGAACTCGTACCCGTTCTTCAAGAAATACCGAGGGCAGCTCCCGATCGTTGCCATGGCCGTACAGGAACCCGACTTCCAGTACAAGAACCCGGAGACGAAGAAGCCGTACACCCGGCAAGAGTTCGCCGATTTCGGTACGAACACCCTGGGGGCCGACGCCATCTTCTGGGCCACCAGCGCGCCCTGGCTCCACCAGCCGGCGACTCGGTAGGCAAGGGCTCTCAGGAGTCCGGAGCGTCCGGGTGGTTCGCCATGCGAGCCGGTTCCGGGCGCGGCTACCGCCGGGGCTCCCGACGCGGCTCCCGGGCGGGAAGTCACAGCCCGGGGCAGGACGCGGTCCATAAGATCACCCGGTGCCTCCTGACATATCGCTGTTCACCGTGACCCTGCTCTGTCTGGCCGCCCTCGCGGCGGGCTGGATCGACGCCGTGGTGGGCGGCGGCGGACTGCTGCTGCTCCCCGCACTGCTGGTCGGTCTGCCGCACACGCCCACCGCGTACGTTCTCGGGACCAACAAGTCCACCGCCATCGTGGGCACCACCGCGGCCGCGGTCACCTACGTCCGCAAGACCCCGATCGATGTGCGCAACGCGCTGCGGATCGGGCTCGCCGCGATGGCCGGTTCGCTGGCCGGGGCGTTCTTCGCGGCGGGTATCCACAGCGAGGTGCTGCGCCCGCTGATCATGGCCGTGCTGCTGGGGGTGCTCGCCTTCGTCCTCTTCCGCCCGGCCTTCGGGACCGCGCCCGCGCCCTCGGGGCCGGTCTCGCGCCGACGCGTCGTGGCGGCCGTCCTCGTCGCCGGCCTGGGCATCGGCTTCTACGACGGCCTGATCGGGCCCGGGACCGGCGCGTTCCTCGTCGTCGCGCTCACCGCGATCCTGCACATGGACCTGGTCGGCTCGTCGGCCACCGCCAAGGTCGTCAATGTCTGCACCAATGTCGGCGCGCTGACGATGTTCGCGATCCAGGGCACCGTGCTGTGGCAACTCGGCGCACTGATGGCGTTGTTCAACCTCGTCGGCGGCATGGTGGGTGCCCGGATGGCCCTCAAGCGCGGCGCCGGCTTCGTACGGGGCGTCCTGGTGGTGGTCGTCGTCGCCCTGCTGTGCAAGCTGGCCTACGACCAGTGGCTGGCGGCCTGAGCCCGGCACCGGGCGCCGACGCGGTCACGGCACCGGGTGCCGGCGCGGTCCCGCGACCAGGGGCCGGCATGGTTTCGCCATCCGCCACCGCATGCCCCGGGTGGCCACCGCGCCCCACCCCGGGGTCGCCGCGCCCCCACCCCGAGGCCGCCGCGCCCTACCCCGAGGTCGCCGCGCCCTCATCCCGGGTCGCCGCGGCCCTATCCCGGGGCCCCCGCCGCGGCCGCCGTGCGGCGCTCGCTCAGCGGCACTCCCGTGACGGCCGTCAGCACCACGGCCGCGTTCTCCAGTGCCAGCAGCCCGTGCCGTTCGCGCGGGAGCATGGCGACCTGACCGGCCTTCAGCTCCGGACCGCCGCCGGGGCCGGTCAGCCGGACCCGCCCGTACAGGACGTGCAGGCTCGCTGCCGGGGGAGTGTTGTGCTCGTCCAGCTCGGTGCCCGCGGTCAGGGCGATCACGGCCTGCCGCAGCGGGCCGTCGTGCAGGAAGAGGTGTGCGCTGCGACCGTGCGCGGAGGTCCTGGCCTCGTCGAGCAGGTGACGGGCGAGTGCATCGAGATCGTCCATGAGGCCGGCCTTTCGCGTGCGGACGCGGCGGAGCTTCCTTTCCATCGTTGCCGGTGCGCCCCGGGACGCAACCGGGGGAGCGTGCCCACGGGCCGGGAGCCGCCCGGAAATGGTCGGGAGCAGCCAGGAAACCTTCGGGAGCCGCCCGGAAACCGTCGGGGGAGCCCGCCGCGGAGGGGGCGGCGTCCGGGTGCATACCGCTTCCGGGCGGGCCGGTCCCTTCCGGGATGATCATCTCGGTCCGTACGATGCGGAGCGGTTCCGTGGCCGTCGGGCGAGCCGGCTCGGCGGCGGCGCGGGGCTGCCGTCCCGTCTGTCCCGATCCTCCCGACCCCCACCGCGAAGGATGCACCTGTGGCCGACCCGACCGACCCGACCGAAGCGACCCGACCACCCGGATCCGCCCCGCAGCCGGACGCCCGGTTCCTGACCGTCATGACGACCGTCGACAGCGAGGCCAAGGCCGCGGACCTGGCCCGCGGCGCGATCGAGCAGCGAGTCGCCGCCTGTGCGCAGATCAGTGCGCCGGTGACCTCGGTGTACCGCTGGGACGACGCGATCGAGACCGGCCAGGAATGGCAGGTGCTGTTCAAGACGGCCCAGGCGCGCTACGAAGCCCTGGAGGCCTACCTCCTGCGGGCGCACGACTACGACACCCCCGAGATCATCGCCACACCGGTCACCCACGGTGGCGCCGGCTATCTGTCCTGGGTCGCGAAGGAGACGAGCTGACGTGGAACGCAACACCACTGGGCGCGGTGCGACGACGCGGCACGCGCAGAAGCGGCCGGTCCGGCGGCGCTGGATCGCGGCCGGGACCGCGGTGGCCGGCGTGGCGGCGTGCCTGACCCTCACCTCTGTGGGCCATGCCGCCCAGGACGCCCCGCACCCGGCGGCGCACGGCGACGGGTCGAGCCCCAGCCCCCGCCCCGGTGCCACCTGGTCCAGCCGGGACGCCGCCGCCTATTGGACGCCGGACCGGATGGCGGCCGCCGCACCGGCCGACCCCGGGCGCGGCACCTCGGACCGGGCCGCCCACGCCCGGTCGGCGCCCGCCACCAAGGCCGCCCCCGCCGCCAAGTCGGCCGCCACCGCGCGGCACTTCGACGGCGTGCCGTCCGTCGGCGTGCTGTTCTCCGTGGACGGGGACTCCCGCGCGCACCACTGCACCGCCAGCGTGGTGCACAGCCCGCACCGCAATCTGATCCTCACCGCCGGGCACTGCAATCCGGGCACCAAGGCGGCTTTTGTCCCGCAGTATCGTTCCGGCGCGGACAGGCAGCCGTACGGGGTGTGGGCGATCGAGGACACCTTCGCCTACCCGGGCCGTGGCACCACCGGCGCCGGGGCGGACCTCGACTTCGCCTTCGCCACCGTCGCCCCCGACGAGGACGGGCAGCCCGTCGAGGACGCCACCGGCGGCAACACCCTCTCCCCGACGCCCGGTTACACCAATGACGTCACCGTCGTCGGCTACCCGAACGTCCGTAACGACCCCCAGGACAGGGCCGTACGCTGCGCCACCCGCACCAGCCGGCTGTCCGGCACCCATGAACTGCGGATGGACTGCGGCGGGTTCTACGGCGGCACCTCCGGCAGCCCCTGGCTGGCCGACTTCGACGAGGACAGCGGGACCGGCCGGGTCATCGGCGTGATCGGCGGCCTCAACGGCGGCGGCCCCACGGGCCCGGACAGCGACCGCATCTCCTACAGCCCGTACTTCGGCGAGAAGGTCCTCAGCCTCTACGCCCGGGCGTCGCAGGCGTGATCGTGGTCTATCTGACCGTGGACTACGTGATCGTGGTCTAGGTGTGTGGTCCGGGGTGGCGGAGGGGCTGACGCAGCGCCTCCGCCACCCCCTTCTCGTGCGGCCCGAGGAAGTGCGGATCGGGCCGCAGCAGTGCGTCCGCCGCCGCCTTACCGGCCGCGAAGATCTCCCGGACACCGCCGTACGCCCAGGTCACATCGTGCTTCGCGGCCACCCCGACGCCGTACGAGTCGACCCCGGCCGCCGTACACAGCGCCAGCGCGCGCCGGATGTGGAAGCCCTGGCTGACCAGCACCGCCCGGTCGACGCCGAAGACCCGGTGCGCACGGCTGCAGGAATCCCAGGTGTCGAAGCCCGCGTAGTCGCTGACGATCTT includes:
- a CDS encoding aldo/keto reductase; translated protein: MGNIFAIGGELSVRRLGFGTGGLAGPGYWGPRHDDPQRSVALLRRAVERGVTLIDTADNYGPDVAEELVARALHPYPDGLVIATKGGVVRTGPDLWHIAGRPDDLRAMCEASLRRLRTDTLDLYQLHRLDPQVPMADQLGTLTELQQAGKIRHIGLDSVSAAELTQAQQLAPIASVQNRYNLLDRAAEDVLELCEKRGTAFLPWSPLGNGALVEDAGTALATVAAVAARHGATPGQIALAWLLHRSPVLLPTPGTGSPAHLDENLAAAGIALTDGDMAQLDALA
- a CDS encoding sulfite exporter TauE/SafE family protein, with the translated sequence MPPDISLFTVTLLCLAALAAGWIDAVVGGGGLLLLPALLVGLPHTPTAYVLGTNKSTAIVGTTAAAVTYVRKTPIDVRNALRIGLAAMAGSLAGAFFAAGIHSEVLRPLIMAVLLGVLAFVLFRPAFGTAPAPSGPVSRRRVVAAVLVAGLGIGFYDGLIGPGTGAFLVVALTAILHMDLVGSSATAKVVNVCTNVGALTMFAIQGTVLWQLGALMALFNLVGGMVGARMALKRGAGFVRGVLVVVVVALLCKLAYDQWLAA
- a CDS encoding cupin, yielding MDDLDALARHLLDEARTSAHGRSAHLFLHDGPLRQAVIALTAGTELDEHNTPPAASLHVLYGRVRLTGPGGGPELKAGQVAMLPRERHGLLALENAAVVLTAVTGVPLSERRTAAAAGAPG
- the cutA gene encoding divalent-cation tolerance protein CutA, with translation MTTVDSEAKAADLARGAIEQRVAACAQISAPVTSVYRWDDAIETGQEWQVLFKTAQARYEALEAYLLRAHDYDTPEIIATPVTHGGAGYLSWVAKETS
- a CDS encoding trypsin-like serine peptidase → MERNTTGRGATTRHAQKRPVRRRWIAAGTAVAGVAACLTLTSVGHAAQDAPHPAAHGDGSSPSPRPGATWSSRDAAAYWTPDRMAAAAPADPGRGTSDRAAHARSAPATKAAPAAKSAATARHFDGVPSVGVLFSVDGDSRAHHCTASVVHSPHRNLILTAGHCNPGTKAAFVPQYRSGADRQPYGVWAIEDTFAYPGRGTTGAGADLDFAFATVAPDEDGQPVEDATGGNTLSPTPGYTNDVTVVGYPNVRNDPQDRAVRCATRTSRLSGTHELRMDCGGFYGGTSGSPWLADFDEDSGTGRVIGVIGGLNGGGPTGPDSDRISYSPYFGEKVLSLYARASQA